GGAGTCCTGGGGGCGCTATCCCCGCGTCGAACAACGGACGCAGCCGCTGGTGTGGCGCACCGACGCGCTGCCCCGGCCCGGCGGGACGCTGCTGCCCCATGGCCTGGGCCGCAGCTATGGCGACTCGTGCCTCAACGAGGGCGGGACGCTGCTGCTCACCTCGGGGCTGGACAGGCTCATCTCCTTCGACACGGCCACCGGCGTGGTGCGCTGCGAGGCGGGCGTCACGCTGGATACGCTGCTGCGGCTGGCGGCGCCGCGCGGCTGGTTCCTCCCGGTGACGCCGGGCACCAAGTTCGTCACGGTGGGCGGCGCCCTCGCCAACGACGTGCACGGGAAGAACCACCACCGGGGCGGCACCTTCGGCCGGTACGTGCGGCGCTTCGAGCTGGTGCGCTCGGACGGCAGCCGCCGGGTGTGCGCGCCGGACGAGAATCCGGACTGGTACGGGGCGACGATTGGCGGCCTGGGGCTCACCGGGCTCGTCACCTGGGCGGAGGTGCAGCTCAAGCCCATCAGCAACCCGTACGTGCTTCAGGAGACGGTGCCCTTCGGGAACCTGGACGAGTTCCTCGTCGTCGCCCGTGAGTCCGAGACAGACTACGAGTTCACCATGGCCTGGGTGGACTGCCTGGCCCGGGGGAAGAAGCTGGGGCGCGGCCTGCTGTACCGGGGCAACTTCGCGCCTCCGCAGTTCGACGGGCTGCCGCTGGCGAAGAGCCACCTGTCCCACGGCTCGGGGCTGGCGGTGCCCATGGACATGCCGGCCTTCTGCCTCAACCGGCTGTCGGTGTCCGCGTTCAACTGGCTCTACTACCACCGGCAGAACGGCAAGCCGAAGCAGCGGCTCACGCACTACGACCCGTTCTTCTACCCGCTGGACGCCATCTACGGGTGGAACCGCATCTACGGCAAGCGGGGCTTCCTCCAGTTCCAGTGCGTGGTGCCCTACACCACCGCACGCGACGCGCTGGCGGAAATCCTGGAGCGCAGCTCGCGCGGCGGGCTGCCCAGCTTCCTCTCCGTGCTGAAGACCTTCGGCGACCTTCCGTCTCCGGGGTGGATGTCCTTCCCCCGCCAGGGCGTGACGCTGGCCATGGACTTCGCCAACCGCGGCGAGAAGACGTGGCGGCTGGTGGAGGAGCTGGACAAGGTGACGCGCGAGGCGGGCGGCGCGGTGTACCCGGCGAAGGACGCGCGGATGAGCCCGGAGAGCTTCGCGGCGTACTTCCCCCGGCGGGAGGAGTTCTCCCGCTACCTGGACCCGGCCTTCTCCTCCTCCTTCTGGCGGCGGGTGAACCCGGTGGCCCTGCCCTTCTCCCTGGAGTCCGAGCGCGGCCCGGCGGCCTCGCGGCCCCAGTCCCTGCTTGCGATTCGCTGACCCCTCCCCGAGATTCCGCACCCCATGAAGAAAGTGCTCGTCCTCGGCGCCACCAGCGCCATTGCCCAGGCGACGGTGCGGCTGCTCGCCGCGCGCGGCGCCTCGCTGTACCTCGTCGGCCGCAACGCGGCGAACCTGGAGGCGGTGGCGCAGGATGCCACCACGCGCGGCGCGGCGAAGGTGGCAGCGCAGGCGGTGGACCTGAACGACTTCTCCGCGCACGAGGCGATGGTGGACGCGGCGTACACGGCGCTGGGCGGGCTGGACGGCGTGGTGCTGGCGCACGGCGTGCTGGGTGACCAGGCCGAGGCGCAGAAGTCCTGGGCCGCGACGGAGACGGTCCTGCGCACCAACTTCCTGAGCGCGGTGTCCCTGCTGACGGTGCTGGCCAACCGCTTCGAGGCGCAGAAGGCCGGGACGCTGGTGGTGATTTCGTCCGTGGCCGGAGACCGCGGCCGGCAGAGCAACTACGTGTACGGCGCGTCGAAGGGCGCGCTCAACGTGTTCCTCCAGGGCCTGCGCAACCGACTGGCGAAGTCCGGCGTGGCCGTCGTCACCGTGAAGCCCGGCTTCGTGGACACACCGATGACGGCGCACCTGCCGAAGAACAAGCTGTTCGCCTCGCCGGACAAGGTGGCGCGCGGGCTGCTGAGCGCCGCGGATGCGCGCAAGAACGAGGTCTACGTCCCCGGCATCTGGGCGCTCATCATGCTCATCATCCGGACGATTCCGGAGACCGTGTTCAAGCGGATGAAGCTGTAGCCGGGCGCGGGGGCAGGCCGCTTGTCAGAAGGGGCTGATATCCCCACACTTCGAGCATGGCCTACGGCGCGCGAAAGCAGGAGGGTCCCGCAACCCTTGCCGACCTCGAGGCTCTGCCGGAGGGCGTCGTGGGCGAGATCATCGATGGAACGCTGTATACGCATGCCCGTCCTGGGGACGGGCACATCTATTTCGGGCTGCGGCTTTTCGGCGAGCTGGATGGCCCCTTCCAGCTTGGAGTCAACGGGCCCGGAGGGTGGTGGCTCCGCATCGAGCCCGGGGTGCAGGTCGAGGGCTCTCCGGAGTTCATTCCGGACCTCGCCGGGTGGCGACGTGAGCGAGTCCCCGAGCCCCCCGAGGGACGGTGGGCCACCGCTCCAGATTGGGTCTGCGAGATTCTCTCTCCCGCGACGCGAGGCTATGACCGGCGCATCAAGCGCCCCTTCTATGCGCGCATCGGCGTCCAGCACCTCTGGTTCATCGACCTGGAGGAGCGAACGCTTTCCGTCAACAGGAGGGTGAACGGCCTCTGGACGGAGACGGGGGTCTACGGCGAGGAGGATGCGCTCGTTCGCGTGGCGCCATTCGAGGACGTGGAGCTGAGGCTGGGCTGGCTCTGGCAGTCCGTCTGGACCAGGCGCTGAGGCTTGTCGGTGAAGCTGCGGCGGAGCACCTCCATGAAGGGCACGCCGCAGGCACGCAGGAGCGACAGCAGCGTCGTCACCGCCCACGGAGACGGCGTCACGAAGTAGCGCTGGGGCGTCCGCCCAGGGAACGCGTCCTTCAACTCGCGCAGGCGGGCAAGGTACTCCACGCCCACGAGCCGCCGCTCCAGCCACTGCACCTGGCGAGAGAGCCCCGGTGAGCAGCCTTCCGTGTCCACGCCGTACAGCGGGCAGAACCCCAGCGAGAGCTGGGGGATGCCCTCTTCACGCAGGCGCGCCGCGAGCGTCGCCACGACGGAGTAGTACACGCCCCACAGCCGCGTCGGCTCGAAGCGGATGAGGTTGAGCAGGTAGCCCTGGACGCGGCCCTCACGGAAGTACGGGTCCAGCACCGCGTAGCCGAACACTCGCGAGTCAGGCCCCTGATGCAGGAGGAACAGCCGGGCGAGCCCGTCACCGTCGAGCGTCAGCGGCCGGTTGAGGAAGCGCATCTCCACCGGCACCGAGCTGCGGCGCAGGTAGGCGCGGGTGATGGCGTCGACCCTCGCACGCTCCTCGGCGCTCAGCGCCTCGGGACGGACCTCGCGCACCTCGAAGCCACCGCGCGCCGCCTTCCGGAGCGCGCCGCTCACCTTCGCGTCTCGCTCGGACTCCGGCGCGTCGAGCGCGAGGAGCTTGTCCACGCCCATGCCGCTGACGCGGTAGCGCGGCCCTCCCAGCCCGGCGGCGAGCGTCGCGACGTCCTGCTGCACATAGAAGAAGAGAGGACGCCTGCCCTCCTGGAGAAAGCGCTGGAGCAGCTCCGCCCGGTCGCTCGCCGCGCAGACCGGGGGACCGAGCGTCAGGTCGAACCCGAAGGCCCGCTGATAGGCGATGTAGCCGTACGAGGTCTCGAAGTACGAGAGGCCCGGCTGGAGCGTCGAGTAGGAAATCGGGTCGGCGCCGTGCGCTCGCACCAGGTCGTGCTTCACGCGTCCACGATACCGGGGCCGAGGGCCTGGGGCGAGACGCGGCCCCCGTGGCATAGTCGCGCGCGAATGAAGGGGGCGCGGCACATGACCGACGGACGGGCGTTACCTGGCGTGGACCTCACACCGGACGCCCTGGCGGGACCTTCCCTGGAGCGGCTGTGCGAGCTGGCGGCGCGCGACCAGTGGCGGCTCGAGGACCTGGACTGGAGCTCGGTGGACGTCTCGGCGCTGCCGGAGCCCTTCCGGCAGACCGCGGCCGATGCCTTCGCACAGCTCCAGTGGGGCGAGCAGACCGCCCTCTTCGCCGCCATGCGCCTGATGGAGCTGCTCCCCGAGGGTGCCGCGCGTACCTTCCTCGCCACCCAGCGGACGGACGAAGCCCGCCATGTGGCCTTCTTCGAGCGCGTCGTCCGCCTCTTCGGGTGCGAGGGGCGGGTGCGGCCCTCCGTCCTCCGGCTGATGCAGGAGGTGCGGGAGGCGGAGACGCCCGAGGCGCTGCTGCTCGGCATGCAGGTGCTCATCGAGGGCGTGGCGCACTCCATGTTCCTGGAGGCGGTGAAGCTCGTGGAGGCGATGGGCGACATTGAGGAGTTCGACAGCTCGATTCGCGCGCTGAAGACGCTGGTGGCGGAGTCCATGCCCCGGCTGGCGCGGGACGAGAGCCGCCACATCGCCTTCGGCCTGCACTCCCTGCGGCGACTCATTCCCCAGTTGGACGGCGCGGCGCGCCTGCGGCTGGAGGAGAAGGTGGCCCTGTGGGGCGAGTGGCTGCTGGAGCAGGTGCGCGACCCGGACCTCGTGGTGGGCATCGGCATGGACGGAGACGCGCTCTGTGGACGGCTCATCGAGGACCTGAACCTGCGCATCGGCCAGGTCGGGCTCGCCACGCGGCTGGCTCCACTGAGGGCGGAGGGATGAACACCGAGCGCGCAATCCAGGAGCGGATGGGCTTCTTCGTGAAGCACGGACGCCTGGACCGGCTGCCATCCCCGTGGCAGGTCCGCGTGGGCGGGCTGGCGATGCTGCCCGTCACCCTGAGCGAGAGCGAGCGGGAGCGGCAGCGCAGCCGAAGCACCTGGATGGGGCAGGTGCCCATCCGCGTCCCGCTCCAGCTGCTCTACAACCCGCGCCAGCTCCTCGCGGACTCCGGGCTCACCCAAAGCCCGACGAGCGTCGTCCGGCACGTGGTCAGCGTGTACCACGAGGACGCGTTCCTCGGTTACGACCTGCAGCTGTTGCAGTCCCACCCGGGCGGCCTGGCCCTGCTGCGCGAGGAGGCGTCGAAGGTCGTCGAGGGCCGCACGCGCTGGGCGTCATACCTGCGGGGGCTGGTGGCCTGGCCGGGCTACCACGCGCGGCTGGTGGAGCTGGCCGAGGCCGCCGAGCGCTTCGAGTACCCGGACGCGCTGGACGTGGACCCGCGCTTCGCCACGCTCGTCGGCTTCGCGCGGTTCTGTGGCTCCATGCCGGACTGGCCGGAGCGCGGCTTCTACGGCTTCGACCTCGACAAGCTGGTGCGGCGATGGAAGTAGGGCCTGGCGCGCTCGAAGCGGTGGACTTCGAGTTCCAGCGACGCCACGTCGGGTGGATTGCGCGAGCGCTCCACACGTGGTTCCGCGTGGACGTGCAGGGGATGGAGCACCTGCCCTCTGGGCCGTTCCTCGGCGTGGGCAATCACAGCGGCGCGGTGATGATTCCGGACACGCTGGTGTGGATGGGCACGTACCACACGTCCGGCCGCGAGCCTCCGCTGGTGACGCTGGCCCATGACGCCATGTTCGATGCCTACCCGCAGCCGCTCGCGCGCTCGCTGGCGAAGCTGGGCGCGGTGCGGGCCCGGAGGGACATCGCGCTGGAGGCGCTCCGCCAGGGCTACGCCGTGCAGGTGTACCCGGGCGGAGACCACGACGCGTGCCGGAGCTTCTCGCGCAGGAACGAGGTCGTCTTCGCCGGCCGCAAGGGCTACGTGGAGCTGGCGCGCGAGGCCGGGGTGCCCATCGTCCCCGTGGTCTGCGTGGGCGGGCACGAGGCGCTCATCGTCTTGTGGGATGGGGCCTCGCTGGCGCGAAGGCTCGGGTTCGACCGCCGCTTCCGGCTGAAGACCTTCCCACTGTCCCTGAGCCTTCCCTGGGGACTGTGGCTCGGGCCGCTGCCGGGCTACCTGCCACTGCCGGCGAGAATCAGCGTGCGGGTGCTGCCGCCCATCTCTCCCGACGAGGGGGACGTGGACGCAGTGGACGCGCGGGTGCGGACATCCATGCAGTGCGCGGCCGATGCGCTGGCGAGGGGGCGATGTTTCCCATGGCTCGGATGAAGGTTTCCCGGTTCGACGAAGCGCTGGACGTGAGTACCGCGACCGAGGCGGAGCTCGGCGCCCGGCTGGAGCGGCTCTGGGACCAGGAGCCGCTGCTGCGGCCCCGGCCGGAGATGCACGACTACCAGCTCACGTACCCGCCCGCGGTCCAGATGGAGAAGCGTCCCGGCTACCAGCGCGCTCCCACGGACGCGGAGTACCTGAGCGAGGCGGTGGGCGCATTCGGCGCGGGCGGGTACTACTTCCACTTCGGCTTCTGCAAGTACCGCTGCCGCTACTGCTTCCACTACGAGTTGCTGACGAAGCACACCGACGACCTGATGTCGCGGTACGTGAATGCGCTCTCGCTGGAGATGCGACGCGTCCGGGAGCTGACGCCGGGCCTCAAGCGCGCGCTGTACTTCCTGGGCGGCGGCACGCCCACCGCCCTGCCCCTGCACCTGCTGGAGCGGTTCCTGGAGCGGCTGCTGTTCCACTTCGGCCCGCCGATGACGTCGATGAGCACCGTGGAGGCGAAGCCGGTGACGGCCTCCGAGGAGAAGCTCCAGGCGCTGGTGCGGGCGGGCTTCCGCCGCATCAACCTGGGCGTGCAGACGCTGGACCCGGAGCTGTACGCCTTCCACCACCAGAAGGAGGAGCTGCGCATCGCCTTCGACGCGATTGAGCGCGCCCGGCGCGTGGGGTTCGAGTTCGTCAACATCGACATCATGACGGGGCTGGAACGCCAGACGCCCGAGTCCTGGAGGAAGACGCTCGCGGAGCTGGAGCGGCTGGCCACCAGCGGCGCGGTGGACAGCGTCTTCATCTACCCGTACCACGATGACCCACGCAGCGGGACGTACGGCAAGCCCGGCGCGGTGCCCTCGTGGGTGCAGACGGCGCACAGCGATGCGCAGGCGCGGGCGCTGTTCACACGGCTCGGCTGGAAGGAGCTGGGAGCGCGGTTCTACCGCTCGCCCCGACACGTGCGGCGCGAGCTGTTCGAGCTGGCCCGGGTGCGCGTCAATCCCGCGTACGGCGAGGTGCTGTACCACGGGCTCGGGAACTCGAGCTTCTCCATTGGGGACCGGGCCACGTTCCTGAACCACCGTGACGTGAATGACTACTGCACGGCGGTGGAGAAGGGCGGGCTGGGTATCGCGTACTGGAGGACGCTCGACGACTCGCAGCGGGCGACGCGGGATGTGACGTTCGACATCCTCTACAGCCCGTTCACCCGGGTGCGCTCGCGCGCGAAGAAGTACGGCGCGGAGACGATGGCGCATCACCGCGAGCTGCTGGCGCGCTGGTCGGAGCTGGGCCTGGGCCAGGAGAACCGGCTGCTTGGCACGTTCAGCCTGACGCCGCTGGGCAAGCTGGTGCACCAGCAGCTCATTCCCCAGCACTACCTGCCCGAGGACCGCCGCGAGCTGGCGGAGGCCATGGAGCTGCGCCAGCAGGCGGGCCGGAAGTACCGGGGGTATTGAGAATGGCGGAACGTGAGCCCCTTTGGGTTCCTGGGTGCCTGGTGCGAGGCCATTTCTCTCGGCCACGAGCATCCATTGCAGGAGGAGTGACGCCCCTCTGACGCCTGATGCTCCGAAGCGCAATCGGGCTTCAGCTGCATGCGGAGTACCGGAGGCATGGTTGCAGGATGGAGGGTGATTTTGGGCGTCCTCCTGGCATTGGCTACGCTGCCCCAGCCCGCCATGACCACCGCCTCTCCCCTCTCGCCCGCCCCGGAGCCGCTCGCTCCCGCCCCCTCCACTCCCGAGCCGAGAGCCTCCGCCGCGCCCACGCCGAAGGCCTGGGGCCTCGCGCGACGCATCGCCTTCCGCGTCGCCTTCGCGTACCTGTTCCTCTATTCACTCCCATCCCCGGTGAGCTCCCTGCCTGGGATGGAGTTCCTCCCCAAAGCCTTCGACAGCGTCTGGCACGCCGTCGTGCCCTGGGTGGGCAAGCACGTGCTGCGCCTGGGCACGGACATCACCGTGTTCCCCAACGGCAGCGGCGACACCACGTACAACTACGTAATCCTGCCCGTGCTCCTGGCGGTCAGCGTGCTGGTGGCCGCCGTCTGGTCCGTCGTCGACCGGCGCCGCACCGAGTACGACAAGGCGCACGACGTGCTGCGCGTCTACCTCCGCTACGTGCTGGCCATCAGCATGCTGTCCTACGGCATGGCCAAGGTCTTCAAGATGCAGTTCGCCTTCCCCGGTCCGGAGCGGATGGTTGAGCCGCTGGGCGAGTTCTCTCCCATGGGCCTGCTGTGGGCCTTCATGGGGTACTCGAAGGGTTACAACCTCTTCACCGGCGGCGCGGAGATGCTGGGCGGCTTCCTGCTGCTCGCCCGCCGCACCACCACGCTGGGGGCGCTCGTCGTCATCGGAGTGATGACCAACGTGGTAGCGCTGAACTTCTTCTATGACGTCCCCGTCAAGCTCTACTCGTCGCACCTGCTGCTGATGGCGGTGTTCCTGCTGCTGCCAGACGTCCAGCGGCTCCTGGGCGTCCTCCTGCTCAACCGCCCCACCGAGGCCCGGACGCTCGGCACGCCCTTCTCCTTCTCCCGGCGGGAGCGGTGGGGCCTGCTCGCCTTGAAGGCGCTGTTCCTCGTCACCGTGGGGTGGTCGTTCTACGAAGAGCGCAGTGGGTTCACTTCGAGGTACAGCGACTCCGCGCCACGGATCGAGCTCTACGGGCTCTATGAAGTCGAGTCCTTCACCCGCGATGGACAGGTTTTGCCGCCGCTACTGGGCGACACCACGCGGTGGCGCTATGTGGCCGTCAACCGCTACGGCCGGGTGACGCTCCGGATGATGGATGACAGCGTGAAGCGCTTCGGGCTGCAGCATGACGCGCAGAAGCTGACGGCCACGCTCACCGAGAGCGGCGGGGACACGGCGAAGAAGTCCGTGCTCACGTACTCCCGGCCGGACGCGGAGCACCTGGTCTTCCAGGGCACCTTCCAGGACGCTCTCATCGAGGTCCGCCTCAAGAAGGTGGACGCGTCCAAGCACCTGCTCGTCAACCGCGGCTTCAACTGGATTCAGGAGTACCCATTCAACCGCTGAGCCGGGCTCACTCGCGGCTGGAGGCGGGCGCCGGGGCTGTCTCCAGCGAGGGCACGTCGCGGCCCTCGCCGAAGCCCAGGGCCCAGAAGCGCGGGCGGACCGGCTCCCGCGCCACCAGCCGCAGCAGCAGGTACTTCGCCTCGTCCTGACCATCCAGCGCCAGTGCGAAGGTGCCGTAGTGCATCGCCACCGACGTGGCCGAGCGCAGCACCTTGTGCGCCAGGAGGGCCTCCTTCGGCCCCATGTGCACCGGCCGGAAGGCGGTGGGCCGGAAGGCGCCAATGGGCAGCACCGACAGCCGCATGGGGCCGAAGCGCTCGGCCATCATCGCGAACTGCGGGCCATAGCCCGTGTCCCCCGCGAAGAGCACCGGCCCGCCCGTGGTGGACAGCACGAAGCCCGCCCACAGCGCCGCGGACACGTCCGTCAGCCCCCGGTTGGAGCGGTGCTGCGCCGGCACCGCCGTCACCGTCCGCCCCGGTGCCACCTCCGTGGCCTGCCACCAGTCGAGCTCCACCACACTGCCGAAGCCCTCGCCGTCCAGCAGCGCCTTGTTGCCCAGGCCCACGATGAAGCGCGGCCGGTGCTTCTCCTCCAGCCGCCGCAGCGTGGGCAGGTCCATGTGGTCGTAGTGGTTGTGGCTCACCAGCACCACGTCGATGGGCGGCAGGTCCTCGAAGCGGATGCCCGGCGGGCGCACGCGGTGGGGGCCCACGAAGGGCACCGGGCTCGGCCGGTCCGAGTAGATGGGGTCCGTCAGCACGTTCAGCCCGTCCGCCTGGAGCAGCACCGTGGCGTGGTTGATGAACGTGACGCGCAGCTGGCCCGGGCCCACGCGCTCCGGCGGCGGCTTGCCGGGGGCAACGTCCTCGTAGTCGCGCCACGCGCCCCGGGGCTCCGTGCGCAACGCCTCCAGGACATCGCCCGGGTCGAGCCGGCGCACGGGCTGCAGGTTCTGGAACTGCTCGCCGTCGAAGTGGTCCGTCACCGGGCCCTCGTGGCGAGAGCCGGCGAAGAGGCAGCCCTGGAGCCAGGGCCCGCACAGCAGGAGCAGGAGCGCGAGGCGCTTCGTCATCGGCGGAGAAGAATCCTGGAGAGGCGACATGGTGCATGCGCTCCGTGAGGCTGGGAGTCCCGGCGCGGCCCCGGCTCCCGATACTCCTCGTTCAAGCATG
The window above is part of the Pyxidicoccus trucidator genome. Proteins encoded here:
- a CDS encoding Uma2 family endonuclease, giving the protein MGEIIDGTLYTHARPGDGHIYFGLRLFGELDGPFQLGVNGPGGWWLRIEPGVQVEGSPEFIPDLAGWRRERVPEPPEGRWATAPDWVCEILSPATRGYDRRIKRPFYARIGVQHLWFIDLEERTLSVNRRVNGLWTETGVYGEEDALVRVAPFEDVELRLGWLWQSVWTRR
- a CDS encoding DoxX family protein; this encodes MILGVLLALATLPQPAMTTASPLSPAPEPLAPAPSTPEPRASAAPTPKAWGLARRIAFRVAFAYLFLYSLPSPVSSLPGMEFLPKAFDSVWHAVVPWVGKHVLRLGTDITVFPNGSGDTTYNYVILPVLLAVSVLVAAVWSVVDRRRTEYDKAHDVLRVYLRYVLAISMLSYGMAKVFKMQFAFPGPERMVEPLGEFSPMGLLWAFMGYSKGYNLFTGGAEMLGGFLLLARRTTTLGALVVIGVMTNVVALNFFYDVPVKLYSSHLLLMAVFLLLPDVQRLLGVLLLNRPTEARTLGTPFSFSRRERWGLLALKALFLVTVGWSFYEERSGFTSRYSDSAPRIELYGLYEVESFTRDGQVLPPLLGDTTRWRYVAVNRYGRVTLRMMDDSVKRFGLQHDAQKLTATLTESGGDTAKKSVLTYSRPDAEHLVFQGTFQDALIEVRLKKVDASKHLLVNRGFNWIQEYPFNR
- a CDS encoding diiron oxygenase, which codes for MTDGRALPGVDLTPDALAGPSLERLCELAARDQWRLEDLDWSSVDVSALPEPFRQTAADAFAQLQWGEQTALFAAMRLMELLPEGAARTFLATQRTDEARHVAFFERVVRLFGCEGRVRPSVLRLMQEVREAETPEALLLGMQVLIEGVAHSMFLEAVKLVEAMGDIEEFDSSIRALKTLVAESMPRLARDESRHIAFGLHSLRRLIPQLDGAARLRLEEKVALWGEWLLEQVRDPDLVVGIGMDGDALCGRLIEDLNLRIGQVGLATRLAPLRAEG
- a CDS encoding SDR family oxidoreductase codes for the protein MKKVLVLGATSAIAQATVRLLAARGASLYLVGRNAANLEAVAQDATTRGAAKVAAQAVDLNDFSAHEAMVDAAYTALGGLDGVVLAHGVLGDQAEAQKSWAATETVLRTNFLSAVSLLTVLANRFEAQKAGTLVVISSVAGDRGRQSNYVYGASKGALNVFLQGLRNRLAKSGVAVVTVKPGFVDTPMTAHLPKNKLFASPDKVARGLLSAADARKNEVYVPGIWALIMLIIRTIPETVFKRMKL
- a CDS encoding FAD-binding oxidoreductase, translating into MKALESWGRYPRVEQRTQPLVWRTDALPRPGGTLLPHGLGRSYGDSCLNEGGTLLLTSGLDRLISFDTATGVVRCEAGVTLDTLLRLAAPRGWFLPVTPGTKFVTVGGALANDVHGKNHHRGGTFGRYVRRFELVRSDGSRRVCAPDENPDWYGATIGGLGLTGLVTWAEVQLKPISNPYVLQETVPFGNLDEFLVVARESETDYEFTMAWVDCLARGKKLGRGLLYRGNFAPPQFDGLPLAKSHLSHGSGLAVPMDMPAFCLNRLSVSAFNWLYYHRQNGKPKQRLTHYDPFFYPLDAIYGWNRIYGKRGFLQFQCVVPYTTARDALAEILERSSRGGLPSFLSVLKTFGDLPSPGWMSFPRQGVTLAMDFANRGEKTWRLVEELDKVTREAGGAVYPAKDARMSPESFAAYFPRREEFSRYLDPAFSSSFWRRVNPVALPFSLESERGPAASRPQSLLAIR
- a CDS encoding lysophospholipid acyltransferase family protein, which encodes MEVGPGALEAVDFEFQRRHVGWIARALHTWFRVDVQGMEHLPSGPFLGVGNHSGAVMIPDTLVWMGTYHTSGREPPLVTLAHDAMFDAYPQPLARSLAKLGAVRARRDIALEALRQGYAVQVYPGGDHDACRSFSRRNEVVFAGRKGYVELAREAGVPIVPVVCVGGHEALIVLWDGASLARRLGFDRRFRLKTFPLSLSLPWGLWLGPLPGYLPLPARISVRVLPPISPDEGDVDAVDARVRTSMQCAADALARGRCFPWLG
- a CDS encoding phosphatidylglycerol lysyltransferase domain-containing protein, which translates into the protein MKHDLVRAHGADPISYSTLQPGLSYFETSYGYIAYQRAFGFDLTLGPPVCAASDRAELLQRFLQEGRRPLFFYVQQDVATLAAGLGGPRYRVSGMGVDKLLALDAPESERDAKVSGALRKAARGGFEVREVRPEALSAEERARVDAITRAYLRRSSVPVEMRFLNRPLTLDGDGLARLFLLHQGPDSRVFGYAVLDPYFREGRVQGYLLNLIRFEPTRLWGVYYSVVATLAARLREEGIPQLSLGFCPLYGVDTEGCSPGLSRQVQWLERRLVGVEYLARLRELKDAFPGRTPQRYFVTPSPWAVTTLLSLLRACGVPFMEVLRRSFTDKPQRLVQTDCQSQPSLSSTSSNGATRTSASSSP
- a CDS encoding radical SAM protein, producing MARMKVSRFDEALDVSTATEAELGARLERLWDQEPLLRPRPEMHDYQLTYPPAVQMEKRPGYQRAPTDAEYLSEAVGAFGAGGYYFHFGFCKYRCRYCFHYELLTKHTDDLMSRYVNALSLEMRRVRELTPGLKRALYFLGGGTPTALPLHLLERFLERLLFHFGPPMTSMSTVEAKPVTASEEKLQALVRAGFRRINLGVQTLDPELYAFHHQKEELRIAFDAIERARRVGFEFVNIDIMTGLERQTPESWRKTLAELERLATSGAVDSVFIYPYHDDPRSGTYGKPGAVPSWVQTAHSDAQARALFTRLGWKELGARFYRSPRHVRRELFELARVRVNPAYGEVLYHGLGNSSFSIGDRATFLNHRDVNDYCTAVEKGGLGIAYWRTLDDSQRATRDVTFDILYSPFTRVRSRAKKYGAETMAHHRELLARWSELGLGQENRLLGTFSLTPLGKLVHQQLIPQHYLPEDRRELAEAMELRQQAGRKYRGY
- a CDS encoding MBL fold metallo-hydrolase, producing MTKRLALLLLLCGPWLQGCLFAGSRHEGPVTDHFDGEQFQNLQPVRRLDPGDVLEALRTEPRGAWRDYEDVAPGKPPPERVGPGQLRVTFINHATVLLQADGLNVLTDPIYSDRPSPVPFVGPHRVRPPGIRFEDLPPIDVVLVSHNHYDHMDLPTLRRLEEKHRPRFIVGLGNKALLDGEGFGSVVELDWWQATEVAPGRTVTAVPAQHRSNRGLTDVSAALWAGFVLSTTGGPVLFAGDTGYGPQFAMMAERFGPMRLSVLPIGAFRPTAFRPVHMGPKEALLAHKVLRSATSVAMHYGTFALALDGQDEAKYLLLRLVAREPVRPRFWALGFGEGRDVPSLETAPAPASSRE